TTAATTTACAGCAATTTGGATTTAGCTTTCCTACTACCTGGCAACCCGACTTGAACAAAGCACTTCAGGAGTCGGTTAAAGAAATACAAAACGAAGAATCTATTCAGATTAGCAATGAAGACTTACCGGAACCGGAAGACAGACTGAACCATCACCAAACATATTTCGAAGACTATAATGAAGGATATTTTATTATTCTGGCTTCTTTTCAAAGTAAAAACAGAGCAGAAAGGTATTTAAATCAAATGAAAAAAGATTTTAACCTTGATTTTCAAATTATACCACATGAGCATTTTGATTTTTTCAGAGTAGGCTACTATTCAGGAAAAGATTACCTGCAAAGTGAAACGGAACTTAATGATTTTACGAAAAAAGGTATTGAAGGCGCCTGGTTAATCTATAATAAAACGGATGAACATGCATCATAAAATTGCTCCCTCTATACTATCAGCAGATTTTGGGAAGCTTGATGAAGCTATAGAAATGCTAAATCAAAGTGAAGCAGACTGGATACATGTGGATATAATGGATGGAGTTTTTGTACCAAATATCAGTTTTGGATTCCCGGTTTTGGAAGTTTTGGCTGAAAAAACTAAAAAACCTTTAGATGTGCATTTAATGATTACAGAACCTGAAAGGTACATAGATAGATTTTGTGAATTCAATCTTCATTGTCTTACTGTTCATTATGAAGCATCGGTTCATTTAAACAGAACGCTTACATCCATTAAAGAAAAAAATGTACTAGCCGGAGTTGCCATAAACCCTTCCACACCGGTTCATATGTTGGATGACATCTTGGAACTAAGTGACTTAATTTGTCTGATGTCGGTTAATCCGGGATTTGGCGGACAATACTTTATTGAAAATACCCTTCAAAAAATTAGTACTTTAAAAAATAAAATACAACAAAAGAACGCTTCAACTCTCATAGAAATTGATGGAGGAGTAACAGACAAAAATTTTGAAAAAATCTTATTAGCCGGAGCTGATGTATTAGTAGCCGGAAGTCAGGTTTTTAAAGCCCCCTCTCCTGTTTCGATGATTAAAACATTAAAAAGCAAAGCCGGGAATACCCGAATTGCATAAAAGTAAATATGCTCAGAATATTAGGAATACTGTTTTTTTGGAGTTTTACAAATCTGCTCTTCAGTCAGGAACAGGGAGTTCTAAGCGGAGTGGTTAAAGACGAAACAGGAAACGTGCTTCCCGGAGCTAATATAATTGCAATAAGTGCTGAAGAAACTACGGGTACTTCCACAACTAACAGAGGCGCCTTTCGGTTAAACCTGCAAGCTGAGACCGAGTACATGCTAGTCATTTCTTACCTAGGTTACAAAAGTGACACTACGCAATTAATCTTACAAAGTAATGAAGAAAAGGTGCTCAATTTTCAATTTGATGAGAGTGCTATTGCTTTGACACAAATTGAAATTACAGACCAGCAGATAAGGGAAACTCCGGGCATGATAAAAATGGATGTACAGTCCATAGAACGCATACCAAATCCTGCAGGTGGTTTAGAAGCTGCTTTACGCTCTCAGGCATTGGGTGTTACAGGAATGAGTGAACTAAGCTCTACCTATTCTGTGCGAGGTGGCAACTTTGATGAAAACCTTGTGTATATCAATGATCTTCAAGTTTACAGACCTTTTCTAATTCGTTCAGGTGAGCAGGAAGGTCTAAGTGTTATTAATCCCGATATGGTTAGCAATGTAATGTTTTCATCCGGTGGTTTTTCAGCTAAATACGGTGATAAAATGTCTTCTGTTTTAGATATTCAATATAAGCGTCCCCGTGGCTTTGGTGGCTCGGTGTCCGGCAGTTTACTCGGTGGAAGTGCTCACCTGGAAGGAACGGCAATTGACGACCGTCTTACTTATCTGGCTGGTTTCAGATATCGTTCCAATAGTTATTTACTTTCAAGCCTGGACACAGAGGGTGATTATCAACCTTCTTTTACAGATTTTCAAACTTTTATAACTTATCGCATTAACGACAGATTAAGAATTGAATATCTTGGTAACTATGCCAGAAATAAATACGAATATGTACCGATAAGCAGGGAAACTACTTTTGGTGTGGTAAATAATGTATTACGTTTAAATGTATTTTTTGACGGTCAGGAAGTTGATGAATACTCTAACCTCATGCAGGCCATTTCCTTAGTCAATCAACCCAATGATAACCTTACCTTAAAATACATGGGTGCATATTACAGAATGGTCGAAAGTGAAACATTCGATATTTTAGGAGCTTATTGGTTAGACGAGATAGAAACCGATTTTGGAAGTGAGGATTTTGGCCAAACCCGCTTTAGTTTGGGAAGCGGAAGTATTCAAAACTTTGCCAGAAACCGATTACAGGCTGATATTTTTTATGCAGGTCACCTTGGAGGCTATTCATACAGTAATAACTTTTTACAATGGGGAATGAACGTCCAACACGAAAGAATTGGAGACTTAATTAATGAATGGGAAAGATTGGATTCCGCCGGATATAGCCTTCCTTTTGATACAGATCAGGTGATAATAAGTGATGTTTTAAAATCAAGTTTTGATTTAAATTCTGTTCGCACGTCGGGATTTCTGCAACACTCCTGGAGATTAGGCGGACCGAGGGACTTAGTTTTAAATACGGGGGTAAGATATAATTACTGGAATGTAAATAATGAATTTTTTGTAAATCCGAGAGTTTCTTTAGCTTTTCGCCCACTTTGGGACAGTAATATCGTCCTTCGGTTTGCCTCCGGATTATATAATCAACCTCCTTTTTACCGGGAAATGCGAAATTTAGCCGGAGAAGTAAATACTGATTTAAAATCTCAGAAAGCAATTCACTTTGTAGCCGGAGGTGATTATGATTTTACACTTTGGAATCGTCCGTTTAAGTTTGTATCTGAAATCTACTATAAATACCTCTATGACATTGTACCTTATGAATTTGACAATGTATTAATTCGATACTTTGGCACAAACAGTGCAACAGGACATGCCTATGGGATAGATATGAGGCTTCACGGCGAATTGGTTAAAGATGCTGATTCATGGATTAGCCTCTCCGTAATGAGAACAGTAGAAGATATTAAAGATGAAACTTTTATAGCGTATTTTGATGAAGAAGGAAACCGTTTTTTTCCCAACAGATTTACAATGGATCAGGTAGCCGATAGTGTTGAAATGTCTCCGGGTCTAATACCAAGACCAACAGACAGAAGAGTAAATGTCGGAATGTTTTTTCAGGACTACCTACCTAATAATGAGACCTTCAAAGTGCATCTGAACTTACTTTTTGCTACAGGATTGCCCTTTGGTCCGCCTAATAACAAAAGATATACAGATACTTTGAGAATCCCTCCCTATCGAAGAGTTGATATAGGGTTTTCTGCTCAACTGTATGACAGAGATAATCGGGAAAGCCCTCCCGGAACTTTTTTCAATAATTTGGAGTCTGTATGGGCCACTCTGGAAGTATTTAATGCTCTTGGAGTCTCCAATACTATATCTTACTTTTGGGTTAAAGACATAAGCAATACTACCTATGCCGTTCCAAATTACCTCACCGCGAGAAGAGTTAATGCACGTGTAATAATAAACTTTTAATGCAACTTCTCACTCATACTTGAAAAACTCTTAGATTATAGAGCAATTTTTATTTACTTTAACTCTCAATGTTTTAAATTTTCCTTAAAAAACTTAGCATAGTCATGCTTATTCATAATATTCTGTATTAGTGATAATTGCTTTGAAAGAATTAATCACATATCTCACATTAATTAAAAAAGTTTATCTATTTTTAAATGTTTAAATTTTGATATAACAATCAATAGAACTTTTTTATGGAAAATTACAAAAATGTTTACCTGTACATAATAATTTCTGAATTAAATAAGCAGGACATAACATCATTCCTAAAACTTTTCGAAGCAGACTCTTTAAACATTAAACTAATATTAACTGCCAATAAATCTAATACAGAAAGCCCCTTCTTTCAAAAAGTTTTATCGGAATTTCCATTTATTCAGCAGCTCCTCAAAAAAAATGAACGGTTAAATTTTGTAACGGAATCAGTTTATTACCTGCCCCCTTCTTTTCAACTAAAATCTACTGCTGATAAAAAAAAATTATTAATTGAAAACACCCCGGAAGATAAAGATAATATCTCTTTACATTTGGGAAATTTAGATACCATCTGCAAAACTTTTAGTGATGAGAAAGTCTTTTTTCCTCATAACACTTCCGGAAGTAATTTTCAAAAAAAGTTATTAATAGCAAGTAAATATACAAACTTTGAAAATGTAAATATTTTAAATAAAAAAAGTAAATCCCCTGTATTCCAATTATTTAAAAAAAATGCAATAAATGAAAGCTTCAATGCATTAGAAGACTTTTATTTTCATCTTCACGATTTGTACGAAGACTATTTATCTAAACTTGAATTTGAAAAAGAATATACTTTTGATAAATCTATTTTCAATCAAATAATTGAAAAACTGAATGAAATAAGTGATACCGATTTTAGCGATTATAAAACAGGAACGCTAATCAGAAGATTGCAAAAAAGAATGCAGTCATTGAAGCTTAAAAAAATTGATTCGTATTTAGAACTACTGGATAAAAAACATACTGAATGTTTTAAACTTTCAGAAAGCATGCTCATTGGTGTAACTGACTTTTTTAGAGACAGCGATGCTTTTAGTGCTTTAAAAAGTATTTTAAACGAAAAAATTAGGAAAGCTAAAAAGAATGATTTTTTCAGAGTTTGGATACCAGGATGCGCTACAGGTGAAGAAGCTTATACAATTAGTATATTATTAAACGAACTGATTCAAGCTAACAATCGTGTGTTGACTATCCGAATTTTTGCAACTGATATAAATGAGAAATCGATAGTTTTTGCCAGAAAGGGGTCTTATACAAAAGAGAGTATTCAAAATATTCCGATCCCTCTTTTAAACAAATATTTTAATAAAGTTTCAGACAGATATGTTGTTAAAAAGGAAATTAGAAAAAACATCCTCTTTACTCAGCACAACCTAACAAACAATCCTCCTTTTTTAAAGTTAGACTTAATTTCTTGTCGTAATTTATTAATCTATTTTAATTCCAAGCTTCAACATAAAATATTACAAACCTTTCATTATTCTTTAAATAATGAAGGTATACTTTTCCTTGGAAAATCAGAGAGCATACATAAGCTAAAAAGCTTATACAATACAGCTAACATAAGCTATAAGATTTTTGAAAAGAGGAAAAATTCCAGAAATAGAATCTTAACACTAAACAAAGTAAATAAATATAAAGTATCCAATACTTTTAACAGCGATGAAAATAACCGAAATAGAATAGAAAAGTTATTTAAGGACAATATATTTAAGCACTTATCTAAAACATTTATTTTAGTAAACGAAACTTTTGAGATTGAAAAAATACAGGGAGATTCTGCTTTGTATCTTCAAGTTCATAATCAAAGTAACAATATCTTAAAACTCTTAAAACCGGAGTTTGTAATTGAAGTAAGTCGATTATTAAACAAGGTTAAACCGGATAATACCTCAATTAAAAGCAAAACCTTTTTCGTAGACTTTTTAAAAACAAAAGTTGAAGTAGAAGTTACAGCTCACCCAATAATAACTAAAGAAAAAGACTTTTATATCTTATTAGTTTTTGAATATGAAAAAAATTTCAGAACAGAAAAGCCGGCAAACTCTAATAAGGATGAAATCTATCTCAAGCAAATACAGGAAGAGCTTATATATACCAGAGAGCATTTACATGAAACCATAGAGCAGTTAGAATCCTCAAACGAACAACTACAGGCACTTAACGAAGAGCTTCAGGCAGCTAATGAAGAACTGCAATCCTCTAATGAAGAATTAGAAAGCTCTAATGAAGAGTTGCAAGTGGCAAATGATGAAGTGCAACAAACTTATGAAGAAGTAAATTCACTTAATAATTCACTACAATCCCAAATAAATTTAACAAAAACATCAAAAGCTAATACTAAAGCCCTTCTTGATAATAGTTTACAGGCATTTTTTCTAATAGATAAAAGCTATAGAACATTAACTTTTAACAGTTATGCAGAAAAAGTTTCTAACGAGTTTTTTAACAAGCAATTAGTTGAAGGAATTTCAGTTTTTGACATCCTTTCACCGGTAGATTTTGATTTTTTGCACGGCATAATTATCAGGTGTTTTGAAGGTGAAAGTATAGCAGGTGAAAGACTTTTTACAAATCAAAAAGAGAAAACTAAATGGCTTAGCTATAATTTCACTCCGGTAAGTTATGAGGGGGAAGTTAATACTATTTCAATTGGTATGATTGACATTGATGAAAGAAAAAAAATAGAGCTG
This Chitinophagaceae bacterium DNA region includes the following protein-coding sequences:
- the rpe gene encoding ribulose-phosphate 3-epimerase; protein product: MHHKIAPSILSADFGKLDEAIEMLNQSEADWIHVDIMDGVFVPNISFGFPVLEVLAEKTKKPLDVHLMITEPERYIDRFCEFNLHCLTVHYEASVHLNRTLTSIKEKNVLAGVAINPSTPVHMLDDILELSDLICLMSVNPGFGGQYFIENTLQKISTLKNKIQQKNASTLIEIDGGVTDKNFEKILLAGADVLVAGSQVFKAPSPVSMIKTLKSKAGNTRIA
- a CDS encoding TonB-dependent receptor — its product is MLRILGILFFWSFTNLLFSQEQGVLSGVVKDETGNVLPGANIIAISAEETTGTSTTNRGAFRLNLQAETEYMLVISYLGYKSDTTQLILQSNEEKVLNFQFDESAIALTQIEITDQQIRETPGMIKMDVQSIERIPNPAGGLEAALRSQALGVTGMSELSSTYSVRGGNFDENLVYINDLQVYRPFLIRSGEQEGLSVINPDMVSNVMFSSGGFSAKYGDKMSSVLDIQYKRPRGFGGSVSGSLLGGSAHLEGTAIDDRLTYLAGFRYRSNSYLLSSLDTEGDYQPSFTDFQTFITYRINDRLRIEYLGNYARNKYEYVPISRETTFGVVNNVLRLNVFFDGQEVDEYSNLMQAISLVNQPNDNLTLKYMGAYYRMVESETFDILGAYWLDEIETDFGSEDFGQTRFSLGSGSIQNFARNRLQADIFYAGHLGGYSYSNNFLQWGMNVQHERIGDLINEWERLDSAGYSLPFDTDQVIISDVLKSSFDLNSVRTSGFLQHSWRLGGPRDLVLNTGVRYNYWNVNNEFFVNPRVSLAFRPLWDSNIVLRFASGLYNQPPFYREMRNLAGEVNTDLKSQKAIHFVAGGDYDFTLWNRPFKFVSEIYYKYLYDIVPYEFDNVLIRYFGTNSATGHAYGIDMRLHGELVKDADSWISLSVMRTVEDIKDETFIAYFDEEGNRFFPNRFTMDQVADSVEMSPGLIPRPTDRRVNVGMFFQDYLPNNETFKVHLNLLFATGLPFGPPNNKRYTDTLRIPPYRRVDIGFSAQLYDRDNRESPPGTFFNNLESVWATLEVFNALGVSNTISYFWVKDISNTTYAVPNYLTARRVNARVIINF